In Pseudomonas coleopterorum, the genomic window AGAATCGGCTGAATGGGCGTGAAACTGTCCATCAAGGTCAGGCCCAACTGAGCAGCGCCGTGTCGGAACTGGGTGATCAGGCTCGCCAGGTGTTCGCGCCGCCAGTGTTCGCTGCGCAGCAGTTGCAGGCTGCGCAAGGTAGCGCAGGCCAGCGCCGGTGGCTGGCTGGTCGTGTAGATGTAAGGCCGAGCGAACTGCACCAGGGTCTCGATCAGTTCCTCGCTGCCCGCCACGAACGCGCCTGCGGTGCCAAAGCCCTTGCCCAGGGTACCGACCAGCACTTGCACATCGTCCATCCCCAGCCCGAAATGCTCGACGATACCGCCGCCGGTAGCGCCCAGGGCACCGAACCCGTGGGCGTCGTCGACCAGCAGCCAGGCGCCCTTGGCCCGCGCAACGGCTGCCAGTCGTGGCAGCTCGGCGAGGTCGCCGTCCATGCTGAACACACCATCGGTCACCACGAGCGTGTTGCCGACGGCTTTGGCCAGACGTGTTTCCAGGCTGGCGGCATCATTGTGCAGATAACGGCTGAAGCGCGCGCCGCTGAGCAGGCCGGCGTCCAGCAGCGAGGCGTGGTTCAGACGGTCCTGCAACACGCTATCGCCTTGCCCCACCAAGGCAGTGACCGCCCCCAGATTGGCCATGTAGCCGGTGGAGAACAGCAGCGCCCGCGGGCGGCCGGTGAATTCAGCCAGGGCTTCTTCCAGCGCATGGTGAGGGCTGCTGTGGCCAACCACCAGATGGGACGCGCCGCCCCCCACGCCCCAGCGCTCGGCGCCCTCGCGCCAAGCCTTGATCACGTCGGGGTGGTTGGCCAGACCCAGGTAGTCGTTGCTGCAGAA contains:
- the bioF gene encoding 8-amino-7-oxononanoate synthase encodes the protein MPFDLSARLAERRAADLYRQRPLLQSPQGPRVVVDGQPLLAFCSNDYLGLANHPDVIKAWREGAERWGVGGGASHLVVGHSSPHHALEEALAEFTGRPRALLFSTGYMANLGAVTALVGQGDSVLQDRLNHASLLDAGLLSGARFSRYLHNDAASLETRLAKAVGNTLVVTDGVFSMDGDLAELPRLAAVARAKGAWLLVDDAHGFGALGATGGGIVEHFGLGMDDVQVLVGTLGKGFGTAGAFVAGSEELIETLVQFARPYIYTTSQPPALACATLRSLQLLRSEHWRREHLASLITQFRHGAAQLGLTLMDSFTPIQPILVGDAGRALRLSQLLRERGLLVTAIRPPTVPAGSARLRVTLSAAHSSAQVQQLLDALAECYPLLGAEHV